The bacterium genome includes a region encoding these proteins:
- the atpF gene encoding F0F1 ATP synthase subunit B: protein MKTLLITFMLLEEGGHKGGLLDIDPGLIIWTLITFGLLLVLLGKFAWKPIITTLQERETKIKNSLEQAEKARRDAEGLIAKNNEMLAQAEREAQDIARKAKENAEKLKNEIAEQAKIEAVKLLQTAKKEIDNEKNSALVFLKNEVAAMAVQAAGKIIGANLDAEKHRKLVDDFIKEMPTSKN, encoded by the coding sequence ATGAAAACATTGTTAATCACTTTTATGCTTTTGGAAGAAGGCGGGCATAAAGGCGGGTTGCTGGACATTGATCCGGGCCTCATCATATGGACACTCATCACTTTCGGATTACTTCTTGTTCTATTGGGTAAGTTTGCATGGAAGCCGATCATTACGACGTTGCAGGAACGGGAAACGAAGATCAAGAACTCTCTGGAGCAGGCGGAAAAAGCACGACGCGACGCCGAGGGACTCATCGCCAAGAACAATGAAATGCTGGCGCAGGCAGAACGTGAGGCGCAGGACATCGCGCGTAAGGCAAAAGAAAACGCTGAAAAACTTAAAAATGAAATAGCGGAACAGGCAAAGATCGAGGCAGTTAAACTTCTTCAAACTGCCAAAAAAGAAATCGATAACGAAAAAAATTCCGCCTTAGTGTTTTTGAAGAACGAAGTGGCCGCTATGGCGGTTCAGGCTGCCGGCAAGATCATCGGCGCTAATTTGGATGCTGAAAAACACAGAAAACTCGTGGACGATTTTATTAAAGAAATGCCAACAAGTAAGAATTAG
- a CDS encoding ABC transporter ATP-binding protein: MEQEKKIIIKVQNLFKSYGNIEAVKGVSFNVFEGEIFGLLGPNGAGKTTTLEIMETLREKTSGDIWINGFNVDTDQNQIKQNIGVQLQESGFYPNLKLVEMLELFAGLYNVDIDPVHLLTKMGLQEKAHTRVDKLSGGQKQRFSIATTLVNNPKLVFLDEPTVGLDPQARRNLWELIREIQKCGTTVVLTTHYLDEAEFLCDRVGIMDEGQIIRIDSPDEMIHDLIRSGFKRHKAMKEASLEDVFLELTGKKLRED, encoded by the coding sequence ATGGAACAGGAAAAGAAAATTATCATAAAAGTTCAAAATCTGTTTAAGTCGTATGGAAATATTGAAGCGGTAAAAGGCGTCAGCTTTAATGTATTTGAAGGCGAGATATTTGGGTTACTCGGCCCCAACGGCGCAGGCAAAACAACGACACTCGAGATCATGGAAACGCTGCGTGAGAAGACAAGCGGTGACATTTGGATCAACGGATTTAATGTTGATACGGATCAGAATCAAATTAAACAAAACATCGGCGTGCAGCTACAGGAATCCGGATTTTATCCAAATCTGAAACTTGTGGAAATGTTGGAACTTTTCGCCGGGTTATATAACGTCGATATTGATCCGGTACATCTGCTCACAAAAATGGGGCTGCAGGAAAAGGCCCATACAAGAGTTGATAAACTGTCCGGAGGGCAAAAACAAAGATTTTCCATTGCTACGACACTGGTCAACAATCCAAAATTGGTTTTTCTGGATGAGCCGACCGTTGGCCTGGATCCGCAGGCCCGGCGCAATTTATGGGAATTGATACGTGAAATTCAAAAGTGCGGTACGACCGTGGTATTGACAACGCACTATTTGGACGAGGCGGAGTTTTTGTGCGACCGTGTGGGTATCATGGATGAGGGGCAAATTATCAGAATTGATTCACCGGATGAAATGATTCATGATCTGATACGATCCGGGTTCAAACGCCATAAAGCAATGAAAGAGGCAAGTTTGGAAGATGTATTTTTGGAATTGACAGGCAAAAAACTAAGAGAAGACTGA
- a CDS encoding F0F1 ATP synthase subunit alpha has product MAVSVRPDEVSSILKQQLSKFEREIDTYETGVVLQVGDGIARIYGLSNAMSSELIEFPHGIMGMILNLEEDNVGAVLFGETEMIKEGDIVKRTGKIAEVPVGEEMLGRVVNALGQPIDGKGPIHSKHTSLIERKALGVIERQSVKEPLATGIKAIDSMIPIGRGQRELIIGDRQTGKTAVAVDTIINQKGKDVYCIYVGIGQKESTIAKVVKILEDAGAMEYTIVVSSSASEAAPLQFIAPYSGAAMGEFFRDSGRHALCVYDDLSKHAVAYRQVSLLLRRPPGREAYPGDVFYLHSRLLERAAKLNDKLGGGSLTALPIIETQAGDVSAYIPTNVISITDGQIFLESNLFYSGVRPAINVGISVSRVGGSAQIKAMKQVAGRLRLELAQYRELEAFAKFGSDLDKTTQQQLRRGARLVEILKQGQYQPYSFDKQIVIIFAATNGFLDEIPVEECKRFEKELLENIELRHKTLTDQIMAKKELTDDFRSQLNTIIGDFKKAFKIKGV; this is encoded by the coding sequence ATGGCTGTATCAGTGAGACCGGATGAAGTTTCAAGCATATTGAAGCAACAGCTTTCTAAGTTCGAAAGAGAAATTGACACATATGAAACCGGCGTGGTATTACAGGTTGGCGATGGTATCGCGCGTATTTACGGTTTGTCTAACGCGATGTCGAGTGAACTTATAGAATTTCCTCACGGGATCATGGGCATGATCTTGAACCTGGAAGAAGACAATGTCGGCGCGGTACTTTTCGGCGAAACCGAAATGATCAAAGAAGGGGACATTGTTAAACGTACCGGTAAGATCGCAGAAGTTCCCGTCGGCGAAGAAATGCTCGGACGAGTCGTGAATGCGCTAGGACAACCGATTGACGGCAAAGGCCCGATTCATTCCAAACACACGTCGCTGATCGAACGAAAAGCGCTCGGAGTGATCGAAAGACAGTCGGTAAAGGAACCATTGGCCACCGGCATTAAAGCGATTGATTCGATGATCCCGATCGGAAGAGGCCAGCGTGAACTCATTATCGGCGACCGTCAGACGGGAAAGACCGCCGTTGCGGTGGACACGATCATCAATCAAAAGGGAAAAGACGTTTACTGTATTTACGTTGGTATCGGCCAGAAAGAATCGACGATCGCGAAAGTTGTAAAGATCCTGGAAGATGCCGGCGCGATGGAATATACCATTGTCGTTTCCTCGTCGGCATCGGAAGCGGCTCCATTGCAGTTCATTGCACCGTACAGCGGCGCAGCCATGGGTGAATTTTTCCGTGACAGCGGGCGCCACGCTTTGTGCGTCTATGATGATTTGTCCAAACATGCCGTGGCTTACCGCCAGGTCTCGCTTTTGCTCCGCCGTCCTCCGGGACGCGAAGCCTATCCGGGCGACGTTTTCTATCTGCATTCACGATTACTGGAACGTGCCGCGAAATTGAATGATAAGTTAGGCGGCGGTTCCCTGACTGCGTTGCCTATTATTGAAACGCAGGCGGGCGACGTTTCGGCCTACATTCCGACGAACGTGATCTCGATCACCGACGGGCAGATATTTCTGGAATCAAATTTGTTTTACTCCGGCGTACGTCCGGCAATCAACGTCGGTATTTCCGTGTCCCGCGTCGGCGGCAGCGCGCAGATCAAAGCAATGAAGCAGGTTGCCGGCCGGTTGCGATTGGAACTTGCGCAATACCGTGAACTGGAAGCGTTTGCAAAATTCGGTTCGGATCTTGACAAAACCACGCAACAGCAGTTACGCCGCGGAGCAAGACTGGTGGAGATTCTCAAACAAGGTCAGTATCAGCCGTATTCATTTGATAAGCAGATCGTGATCATTTTTGCCGCAACGAACGGGTTTTTAGATGAAATCCCGGTAGAAGAATGTAAACGATTCGAAAAAGAACTGCTTGAAAATATAGAACTGCGCCACAAAACGTTGACGGATCAAATCATGGCTAAAAAAGAATTAACAGACGATTTTCGTAGTCAACTGAATACGATCATCGGCGATTTCAAAAAGGCATTTAAAATCAAAGGAGTCTAA
- a CDS encoding AtpZ/AtpI family protein, translated as MNTNDKKPLKNFADSTRQLGPFMTWGWQFALTLGFLSWFGHWLDEKFETKVLFVLTGVFLGLFGGFYNLYRIVSNLPKPGRAKKEKDRL; from the coding sequence TTGAATACGAACGATAAAAAGCCCCTGAAAAACTTTGCCGATTCGACACGTCAATTAGGCCCGTTCATGACATGGGGATGGCAGTTTGCTTTAACTTTAGGTTTTTTGTCGTGGTTTGGTCATTGGCTGGATGAAAAATTTGAGACCAAGGTTTTGTTTGTTTTAACGGGCGTTTTTTTAGGCCTCTTTGGCGGGTTCTATAATTTGTACAGAATTGTATCTAATTTACCTAAACCGGGTCGCGCGAAAAAAGAAAAAGACAGATTGTGA
- the atpG gene encoding ATP synthase F1 subunit gamma, which yields MATLREIKRRIVSVKSTQKITKAMKMVAAAKLRRAQENIISARPYAYTLGSLIQHLANCEVARLNPLISKRDVKNVLLVVVTADRSLCGAFNSTIIRKVNSLMSNEFKTFHDKGRLKLVTVGKKGDEFFVKRQFKVAGRFYNFFNTMSISNAADIISSCVKEYNEERADEVYVVYNEFKSALQQNLVLEKLLPVEPEKVESNGNQYKIETDYIYEPSQFEIINTLIPKHLNVQMWRILLESFAAEMGARMTAMDSATENAGEMISTLSLKYNRARQAAITKEILEVVSGAEALQK from the coding sequence ATGGCAACGTTACGTGAAATCAAACGACGCATTGTCAGTGTAAAAAGCACTCAAAAGATCACGAAAGCCATGAAGATGGTTGCGGCGGCCAAACTGCGCCGGGCTCAGGAAAATATCATTTCCGCAAGGCCCTATGCTTATACCTTGGGTTCGCTGATCCAACATCTTGCAAATTGCGAAGTTGCGAGGCTTAATCCGCTGATCAGCAAACGAGACGTCAAAAACGTGCTGCTGGTTGTCGTGACGGCCGACCGTTCTTTATGCGGGGCTTTTAACAGTACTATTATTCGTAAAGTCAACAGCCTGATGAGTAACGAATTTAAAACGTTTCACGATAAGGGGCGCCTTAAGTTGGTAACCGTTGGAAAAAAGGGTGACGAATTTTTTGTTAAGAGGCAATTTAAGGTGGCGGGCCGGTTTTACAATTTCTTCAACACCATGAGCATTAGCAATGCCGCAGATATTATCTCTTCTTGCGTAAAAGAATACAACGAAGAACGCGCCGATGAAGTGTACGTGGTGTACAACGAATTCAAGTCGGCGTTGCAGCAGAATTTGGTTCTCGAAAAGCTTTTGCCTGTGGAGCCGGAAAAAGTAGAAAGTAACGGTAACCAGTATAAGATAGAAACTGATTATATATACGAACCCTCTCAGTTTGAGATCATCAATACCCTGATCCCGAAACATCTTAACGTTCAGATGTGGCGTATATTGCTGGAATCTTTCGCGGCGGAAATGGGTGCGCGTATGACCGCGATGGATTCCGCAACCGAGAACGCCGGAGAAATGATAAGCACATTGTCTCTTAAATATAACCGCGCGCGACAAGCGGCGATTACCAAGGAAATCCTTGAAGTGGTCAGCGGAGCGGAGGCGTTGCAGAAGTAG
- the atpD gene encoding F0F1 ATP synthase subunit beta yields MNKGKIVQIIGPVVDVEFSGGTLPKIMNANTIKRQDGSSLVLEVQQHLGENRVRTVAMDTTDGLVRGMEVIDKGEPITVPVGPEVLGRLLNIIGDTIDGGEPITTGKKYPIHRAAPKLSELATSSEMFETGIKVIDLIEPYMRGGKTGLFGGAGVGKTVIIQELINNIAKQHGGYSVFAGVGERTREGNDLYHEMRESGVLAKTALVFGQMNEPPGARQRVGLTGLTMAEYFRDEEGRDVLLFIDNIFRFTQAGSEVSALLGRMPSAVGYQPTLSTEMGELQERITTTKKGSITSIQAIYVPADDLTDPAPATAFAHLDATTVLSRAISELGIYPAVDPLDSTSRILDPHIVGEEHYNVAKRVQEILQKYKDLIDIIAILGMDELSDEDKIVVARARKIQRFLSQPFFVAEQFTGTPGRYVKKEDTIAGFKAIADGHMDELPEQAFYMVGTIDEAEEKAKKMRA; encoded by the coding sequence ATGAATAAAGGAAAGATAGTTCAGATCATCGGACCTGTGGTGGACGTGGAATTCAGCGGAGGCACACTGCCGAAAATTATGAATGCCAATACGATCAAACGTCAGGACGGATCTTCGCTCGTGCTTGAAGTGCAGCAGCATTTGGGCGAAAACCGCGTTCGTACGGTTGCGATGGATACCACCGACGGTTTAGTTCGCGGCATGGAAGTGATCGACAAAGGCGAGCCTATTACGGTACCGGTCGGCCCTGAAGTGTTGGGCCGTTTGCTCAATATCATCGGAGATACCATTGATGGAGGAGAGCCTATTACAACAGGTAAAAAGTATCCGATCCATCGCGCGGCACCGAAACTGAGCGAATTAGCCACATCGAGCGAAATGTTTGAAACGGGCATTAAAGTGATCGATCTGATCGAACCCTACATGCGCGGAGGAAAAACCGGATTATTCGGCGGCGCAGGCGTTGGCAAGACGGTTATCATCCAGGAATTGATCAATAACATTGCCAAGCAGCACGGCGGATATTCTGTGTTTGCCGGCGTCGGTGAGCGTACGCGCGAAGGCAATGACCTTTATCATGAAATGAGAGAGTCGGGTGTTCTTGCGAAAACTGCGCTTGTTTTCGGCCAGATGAATGAACCGCCCGGCGCGCGTCAACGTGTGGGATTAACTGGCCTTACCATGGCGGAATATTTCCGCGATGAAGAAGGACGTGACGTGTTATTGTTTATTGATAATATTTTCCGATTCACGCAGGCCGGTTCGGAAGTGTCCGCGCTTCTCGGCCGTATGCCTTCTGCTGTAGGATACCAGCCGACTTTATCAACTGAAATGGGTGAATTGCAGGAACGCATTACAACGACGAAAAAAGGGTCGATCACTTCTATTCAAGCGATCTATGTTCCCGCCGACGATTTGACCGATCCCGCTCCGGCGACGGCTTTTGCCCACTTGGATGCAACGACGGTATTATCCCGCGCGATCTCGGAACTTGGAATTTATCCTGCCGTCGATCCTCTGGACTCGACTTCGCGTATTCTTGACCCGCATATTGTTGGCGAAGAACATTACAATGTTGCCAAACGCGTTCAGGAAATTCTACAGAAGTATAAAGATCTCATCGATATCATTGCGATTCTCGGTATGGACGAATTATCCGATGAAGATAAGATCGTCGTTGCGCGCGCCCGTAAAATCCAGCGCTTTTTGTCCCAGCCGTTCTTTGTTGCGGAACAATTTACCGGAACTCCCGGCCGTTATGTCAAAAAGGAAGACACGATCGCAGGCTTCAAAGCGATTGCAGACGGCCACATGGATGAATTGCCGGAACAGGCATTTTATATGGTGGGAACAATTGATGAGGCGGAAGAAAAGGCAAAGAAAATGCGCGCCTGA
- a CDS encoding F0F1 ATP synthase subunit epsilon: MEKTFHVQVITPQKVVFDGEVSGVVAPGTVGSFEILNKHTAFISSIKIGEMRLRHEDGYEEYYAVGGGFLDVHDNKVMVLAETCEHSADIDVNRAKLAHDRARKRLEDRANYDIDLVNQALQRAANRLEIAAKRATRP; encoded by the coding sequence ATGGAAAAAACTTTTCATGTTCAGGTTATTACTCCGCAAAAAGTCGTTTTTGACGGAGAGGTCAGTGGAGTTGTTGCTCCCGGAACTGTAGGCAGTTTTGAGATTTTGAATAAACATACCGCGTTTATTTCATCAATTAAAATCGGTGAAATGCGATTGCGTCATGAAGACGGGTATGAAGAATATTACGCTGTCGGGGGAGGATTTCTGGATGTCCACGACAACAAAGTCATGGTATTGGCGGAAACGTGCGAACATTCTGCGGATATTGACGTCAATCGCGCCAAGCTGGCGCATGACCGCGCGCGAAAACGGCTGGAAGACCGGGCTAATTATGATATTGATCTGGTTAATCAGGCTTTGCAACGTGCGGCAAACCGTTTGGAAATTGCAGCCAAGCGGGCAACGCGTCCGTGA
- the atpE gene encoding ATP synthase F0 subunit C, producing the protein MEAIGLGYLGAGLGAGLAVLGAGLGIGKLAASALEGAARQPEATGDLRTTMIIAAALIEGVALFAEVICILMALK; encoded by the coding sequence ATGGAAGCTATTGGATTAGGATATTTGGGTGCGGGTCTGGGCGCCGGTTTAGCAGTGTTGGGCGCGGGGCTTGGTATTGGTAAATTAGCCGCGTCGGCTCTTGAAGGCGCTGCACGTCAGCCGGAAGCAACAGGCGATCTCAGAACGACCATGATCATCGCGGCCGCTCTGATCGAAGGTGTAGCGCTTTTTGCAGAAGTTATTTGTATCCTTATGGCGTTGAAATAA
- a CDS encoding ABC transporter permease: MTSGKYSHTMALKAYVKASLTAISRNPSSLVFGFLFPFIFILIFGFIGNRSFSLDVGVSSHSNKSNPIFEKLSKIRTLKLISDVSDDVLLQKLQKGQIEAIILISADDNGTSKTYSLGITTSDASSNSQAFMAMMNGIAAEMNVEMSEIKNRPITVKQERIEGRKYKTIDFILPGQLGFVILSTGVFGAAYVLITLKQRLIIKRLFATPARRSTILLGESISRLIFAMIQVIIIVLVGTYAFGFTLIHGLITLLPMLLVCALALLVFFGFGMIVSNIAKNEHAVPPISNLIVLPQFLLAGTFFSINVFPDWLQPICRVLPLTYVNDALRKISFEGAGLLDIGAELSVLAGWGVIVFAINIRIFKWE, encoded by the coding sequence ATGACATCCGGTAAATATAGCCATACCATGGCGTTAAAAGCGTATGTGAAAGCAAGCCTGACCGCGATCAGCCGCAATCCGTCCAGCCTGGTCTTTGGATTTTTATTTCCTTTCATATTTATTTTAATTTTCGGATTTATCGGCAATCGATCATTCAGTCTGGATGTCGGCGTATCGTCGCACAGCAATAAATCCAATCCGATATTTGAAAAATTGTCTAAGATACGGACGTTGAAATTGATCAGCGATGTTTCCGATGACGTGTTGTTGCAAAAGTTGCAGAAGGGCCAGATCGAAGCAATCATTCTGATCAGCGCAGATGATAACGGAACAAGTAAAACGTATAGTCTTGGGATCACAACTTCGGATGCGTCATCTAATTCTCAGGCATTCATGGCCATGATGAATGGGATAGCAGCAGAAATGAATGTGGAAATGAGTGAAATCAAAAACCGCCCGATTACGGTTAAACAGGAAAGGATCGAAGGCCGAAAGTATAAAACCATTGATTTCATATTACCGGGGCAATTAGGATTTGTTATTCTGAGCACCGGCGTATTTGGAGCTGCGTATGTTCTGATAACGCTGAAACAGCGGCTCATCATCAAACGTCTGTTTGCTACGCCGGCGCGGCGCAGCACGATCCTCCTGGGAGAATCCATCAGCCGGCTTATTTTTGCAATGATCCAGGTCATCATTATCGTTCTCGTGGGAACCTATGCCTTCGGGTTTACGCTGATACACGGCTTGATCACATTACTGCCCATGTTGTTGGTTTGCGCTTTGGCGCTGCTTGTGTTTTTCGGTTTTGGCATGATCGTGTCCAATATTGCGAAAAATGAGCACGCCGTTCCGCCTATTTCAAATTTGATCGTCTTGCCCCAGTTTCTTCTTGCGGGAACATTTTTTAGCATTAACGTATTTCCGGATTGGCTTCAGCCGATTTGCAGAGTTCTGCCTTTGACTTATGTCAACGACGCCTTGCGGAAAATATCTTTTGAAGGGGCGGGATTACTTGATATCGGCGCCGAATTATCGGTTCTGGCCGGTTGGGGTGTGATCGTTTTTGCGATCAATATCAGAATATTTAAGTGGGAATAG
- the atpB gene encoding F0F1 ATP synthase subunit A: protein MLLNLLQDPHAPQEGTKAAAKAVEETGKVDIGGTILHHITNSHELELPFFGVVKLPHFDPIHIGSMTIDLSPTKHVVMMWIVALLLLLVFTVLARPKLIPKGLYNFFESIIVYIREEVVRPNFGEKTDAYVNYFLTVFFFILFANLLGLIPFGSTATGNIAVTATLAVCTFLVTQYSAVKAQGIVGYFRHLMGGIDQMDMNIAMKAVLIVIMVPVEFIGLFTKPFALCIRLFANMTAGHVVILSLIGLIFVLKSVFVGIFVSIPMALFIYMLEIFVAFLQAYVFTLLSAIFIGMALHSGHEEHAVEAEHH from the coding sequence ATGCTATTGAATTTACTGCAAGATCCCCACGCCCCGCAAGAGGGCACTAAGGCTGCAGCTAAGGCAGTCGAAGAAACAGGAAAAGTTGACATTGGCGGAACGATTCTTCACCACATTACCAATTCGCACGAACTCGAATTACCGTTTTTTGGAGTAGTTAAACTCCCGCATTTTGACCCTATCCACATCGGGAGTATGACGATTGACTTGTCTCCGACCAAACACGTTGTAATGATGTGGATCGTAGCATTATTGCTGCTTTTGGTATTTACAGTTTTGGCAAGGCCAAAATTAATTCCAAAAGGGCTTTATAATTTTTTTGAATCTATCATCGTTTATATCCGCGAAGAAGTTGTTCGTCCGAATTTCGGCGAAAAAACCGATGCCTACGTTAATTATTTCCTAACGGTTTTCTTTTTCATATTGTTTGCCAACCTGCTGGGGTTGATTCCCTTCGGGTCAACTGCAACAGGCAATATTGCCGTGACCGCGACGCTGGCCGTTTGTACTTTTTTGGTCACCCAGTATTCTGCCGTAAAAGCGCAGGGTATTGTCGGATATTTCAGGCATTTGATGGGCGGCATAGACCAAATGGATATGAATATTGCGATGAAGGCGGTGCTGATTGTTATAATGGTTCCTGTCGAATTCATCGGACTTTTTACCAAACCCTTTGCTCTTTGTATCCGTCTTTTTGCGAACATGACTGCAGGCCACGTGGTGATCCTGTCGCTGATAGGATTGATCTTTGTTCTGAAATCCGTATTTGTGGGCATTTTCGTTTCCATTCCGATGGCGTTGTTTATTTACATGCTGGAAATTTTTGTTGCGTTCCTGCAGGCATATGTTTTCACGCTGTTGTCGGCGATCTTCATCGGCATGGCATTGCACAGCGGGCACGAAGAACATGCTGTGGAAGCTGAACATCATTAA
- a CDS encoding tetratricopeptide repeat protein produces the protein MKKTSMLLIFLFTCTRIYSQNENEGAMLLTKGIKTIDHAVKHWNKSEMDEAKAILAKAVDAAPKDYRSLYWNAYADYQLAIYFLYVDESTRDEDAGKRHVENAIKSLEKAISLHKTDADSYALLGSLTGMKIQFSPISGMWLGPKSNGLFQKAVSANDKNPRVFYLMGIGTMNTPSMFGGGTDKAISQFEKALSLFEKESMETPVDSLSPRWGLEGCYSFLGNAYEKNNEIERARICYQKALELNPNSSRAKMELVKLKFK, from the coding sequence ATGAAAAAAACAAGTATGTTGTTGATTTTTTTGTTTACATGCACTCGGATTTATTCTCAGAACGAAAACGAGGGTGCGATGCTTTTGACTAAAGGTATTAAGACCATCGACCATGCTGTGAAACACTGGAATAAATCTGAGATGGATGAAGCGAAGGCTATTTTAGCGAAGGCGGTGGATGCTGCCCCAAAAGATTATCGATCTCTGTACTGGAATGCCTACGCCGATTACCAATTGGCAATATATTTTCTTTACGTTGATGAATCCACACGCGATGAGGACGCGGGTAAGCGCCATGTCGAAAACGCAATAAAGTCGCTTGAAAAAGCAATTAGCTTGCATAAGACAGATGCGGACAGTTATGCGTTGTTAGGATCGTTAACCGGAATGAAAATTCAGTTCAGCCCAATTTCCGGAATGTGGTTGGGTCCGAAGTCCAACGGTTTGTTTCAAAAAGCAGTTTCTGCGAATGACAAGAACCCGCGAGTATTTTATCTAATGGGTATCGGAACTATGAACACGCCATCTATGTTCGGCGGCGGAACGGATAAAGCGATCAGCCAGTTTGAAAAAGCATTGTCCTTATTCGAGAAGGAAAGCATGGAAACACCGGTAGATTCTTTATCGCCTCGATGGGGTTTGGAAGGATGTTATTCGTTTTTGGGGAATGCCTATGAGAAAAACAATGAGATTGAACGCGCAAGGATTTGTTATCAAAAAGCTTTGGAATTGAACCCGAATTCCAGTAGGGCTAAAATGGAACTGGTAAAATTAAAATTCAAATAA
- a CDS encoding response regulator transcription factor has product MLKTIIIDDEKLAREKLKRLFKELADPDMSVCDEAKNGIEALEKIESQKPDFVILDIEMPGLNGFEVIRHLKHVPCVVFSTAYDHYAIRAFEIHAVDYLLKPYDKARLATAIERVKTRLKKPAESAEEIKKLVIKILQSKDNPSYIERLPSRIGQKIKLFKVQDIKWFDSQHSITFAYIDNQKIDVKYTLDELESRLDPKHFFRVHRSTIVNLNNVSEIIPWFSGKYKLILTDKAGTELFVSRNRAQELKALLNW; this is encoded by the coding sequence ATGCTTAAGACTATCATCATTGATGACGAAAAGCTGGCGCGTGAAAAACTAAAGCGGCTTTTTAAAGAACTCGCTGATCCGGACATGTCGGTATGCGACGAGGCGAAAAACGGAATTGAAGCCCTTGAAAAGATAGAATCTCAAAAACCTGATTTTGTCATACTGGACATTGAAATGCCGGGCTTGAACGGCTTCGAAGTTATTCGTCATTTGAAACACGTCCCGTGCGTTGTTTTTTCCACAGCGTATGATCATTATGCGATACGCGCATTTGAGATTCATGCCGTTGATTATCTCCTGAAACCTTATGACAAGGCCAGACTTGCAACCGCAATTGAACGAGTGAAAACCCGGCTGAAAAAGCCGGCTGAATCAGCAGAGGAAATTAAGAAACTGGTGATAAAAATACTGCAATCTAAAGATAATCCAAGTTACATTGAACGGCTGCCTTCTCGAATAGGGCAAAAAATAAAGCTGTTCAAAGTACAGGACATAAAGTGGTTTGATTCACAGCACAGTATTACTTTCGCATATATTGATAATCAGAAAATCGATGTGAAATATACTTTAGATGAATTGGAATCAAGACTTGATCCTAAACATTTTTTTAGGGTGCACCGTTCCACCATCGTCAATCTTAATAATGTCAGTGAGATTATCCCTTGGTTCAGCGGCAAGTATAAGTTGATACTGACAGACAAGGCCGGCACCGAACTCTTCGTCAGCCGTAACCGTGCGCAGGAATTGAAAGCACTATTGAATTGGTAA
- the atpH gene encoding ATP synthase F1 subunit delta produces the protein MKNKKTAHRYANALLGMANDKKLLDRIYNDILHIHSVIGQSADFNTFLKNPIITTIQKINTFKALFEKTLSKETLDFLVVLCTKGREDILDEILVDFMALHDEQLGIIKAEVVSVVDLDPKQIEILTGKLAAFSGKSPHLSFRKDPQLIGGFLVRLGDTVIDGSVKRQLERLREQFSE, from the coding sequence ATGAAAAATAAAAAAACCGCGCATCGTTATGCGAATGCATTGCTGGGAATGGCAAATGACAAGAAATTGCTGGATAGAATTTATAATGATATACTTCATATTCATTCCGTTATCGGACAATCCGCTGACTTCAATACATTTTTGAAGAATCCGATCATTACTACGATTCAGAAGATAAATACTTTTAAAGCGCTTTTTGAGAAAACCTTATCCAAAGAGACGCTGGATTTTCTAGTCGTCTTATGCACTAAAGGCCGCGAGGATATTTTGGATGAGATCCTCGTAGATTTCATGGCGCTGCACGACGAACAATTGGGCATTATTAAGGCAGAAGTCGTGTCCGTTGTCGATCTCGATCCCAAACAAATCGAGATTCTGACGGGAAAGCTGGCCGCGTTTTCGGGTAAATCCCCTCATCTGAGTTTTCGCAAGGATCCTCAACTGATCGGCGGGTTCTTGGTTCGCCTCGGCGACACGGTGATCGACGGTTCCGTAAAGCGCCAATTGGAACGGCTCCGTGAGCAGTTCTCAGAATAA